One genomic window of Candidatus Pseudobacter hemicellulosilyticus includes the following:
- a CDS encoding metal-sulfur cluster assembly factor: MNIASNNELKCTIALAALQEVRDPEIGLNIVDLGLIRQVDFREAERKVVLTMTLTTQFCPMGASITENAEQALQTVFAGDKVIVLLTFDPPWNYERISEDGRKFLEQ; encoded by the coding sequence ATGAATATTGCCAGCAATAACGAATTAAAATGTACCATTGCACTGGCCGCCCTGCAGGAAGTGCGGGACCCGGAAATTGGTCTGAACATCGTAGACCTGGGCCTGATCCGGCAGGTGGATTTCAGGGAAGCGGAACGAAAAGTAGTACTGACCATGACGCTGACCACACAGTTTTGCCCTATGGGCGCTTCCATCACAGAGAATGCCGAGCAGGCCCTGCAGACCGTTTTTGCCGGCGATAAGGTCATTGTATTACTGACCTTTGATCCACCCTGGAACTACGAACGGATCTCAGAAGATGGCCGGAAGTTCCTGGAACAATAA
- a CDS encoding ABC transporter permease subunit has product MFTLARHILYDILRSKVVIGYTLFLLAASLSLFQLEENSGKSMLSLLNIVLIVTPLISMVFATIHYYNSYEFIELMLSQPLSRTHILLSEYIGVAISLLAAFWIGIGIPVLLFAADATGLSLLMAGSALTLAFSSLAFLAAVRSRDKARGIGAVLLLWFYFALLYDGLVLLILFSFADYPMEKFTLLLAALNPLDLARISLMLQMDISALMGYTGAVYQSFFGSALGTLFTSAILLLWIAVPLWLAVRVFRKKDL; this is encoded by the coding sequence ATGTTCACCCTGGCCCGACATATACTTTATGATATCCTGCGCAGCAAAGTGGTGATCGGCTATACGCTGTTCCTGCTGGCTGCCAGTCTCAGTCTTTTCCAGCTGGAAGAGAACAGTGGCAAATCCATGCTCAGCCTGCTGAATATTGTGCTGATCGTAACCCCGCTGATAAGTATGGTCTTTGCCACCATCCACTATTATAATTCCTATGAGTTCATAGAACTGATGCTGTCCCAGCCGCTGAGCAGGACACATATCTTACTCAGTGAATACATCGGTGTAGCCATTTCCCTGCTGGCGGCTTTCTGGATCGGTATCGGTATTCCCGTACTGCTCTTTGCGGCCGATGCTACAGGCCTTTCCCTCCTGATGGCCGGCAGTGCGCTGACCCTTGCTTTCTCCTCCCTGGCTTTCCTGGCCGCCGTTAGATCCAGGGACAAAGCAAGAGGCATCGGCGCTGTGCTGCTGCTCTGGTTCTACTTTGCCCTCCTGTATGATGGGCTGGTGCTGCTGATCCTCTTCTCTTTTGCTGATTACCCCATGGAGAAATTTACCCTGCTGCTGGCAGCCCTCAATCCGCTGGACCTGGCCCGCATTTCCCTGATGCTGCAAATGGATATCAGCGCATTGATGGGTTATACCGGTGCGGTGTACCAGTCGTTCTTTGGCAGCGCCCTGGGCACCCTGTTCACCAGTGCTATCCTCCTGTTATGGATAGCCGTTCCTCTCTGGCTGGCCGTCAGGGTATTCCGTAAAAAAGACCTTTAA
- the ric gene encoding iron-sulfur cluster repair di-iron protein, whose product METVIAPDILNVTLLEPKLKHPTIFARFDQLPDSATLIIHNDHDPKPLYYQLLGERGNIFAWEYLEQGPEWWKVAITKNLHAASTETLGQLAAKDLRKAQVFKKYGLDFCCGGKKTVREACAEKGLDATRIEQELKNTSVTLPGTELRYMDWSLDFLADFIINTHHAYVRTNLPDVRFYARKVAAVHGGRHPELGTIRQLVEEIAEELTAHLEKEEQQLFPRVKQLAAAVKANKCIMDAGLQAAINDMETEHETVGGKLEVIRKLTDDYQLPPDACASYNLLYRLLAEFTDDLHIHIHLENNILFPKALDLEKELLEKKQQAAVSDDWDQVQARFADSLVTIDVRPLEMPKPMLAILEALEKLPAEKALFVYHKKVPVFLLPELKDRQYSYRIKELGEGQVHMLIFKESV is encoded by the coding sequence ATGGAAACAGTAATAGCACCTGACATACTGAATGTCACCCTGCTGGAGCCAAAGCTGAAGCATCCAACCATTTTTGCCCGGTTCGACCAGCTGCCCGATAGCGCCACCCTCATCATCCACAATGACCATGATCCCAAACCGCTCTACTACCAGCTCCTGGGCGAACGCGGCAATATCTTTGCCTGGGAATACCTGGAACAGGGGCCGGAATGGTGGAAAGTAGCTATCACCAAAAACCTGCATGCTGCCAGCACAGAGACTTTGGGCCAGCTGGCTGCCAAGGATCTCCGCAAAGCACAGGTCTTCAAAAAATATGGCCTTGATTTCTGTTGCGGCGGTAAGAAAACTGTTCGTGAAGCCTGCGCAGAAAAGGGACTGGACGCCACCCGCATTGAGCAGGAGCTGAAAAATACCTCGGTCACCTTACCAGGCACAGAGCTGCGCTACATGGACTGGAGCCTTGATTTTCTGGCAGACTTTATTATCAATACCCATCATGCTTATGTACGAACCAATTTGCCCGATGTCCGTTTTTATGCCCGCAAAGTAGCGGCAGTGCATGGCGGCAGGCATCCGGAACTGGGCACTATCCGCCAGCTGGTGGAAGAGATCGCTGAAGAGCTGACCGCCCACTTGGAAAAAGAAGAACAGCAATTGTTCCCCCGCGTTAAACAGCTGGCCGCTGCTGTCAAAGCCAATAAATGCATAATGGATGCCGGTCTCCAGGCTGCCATAAACGATATGGAAACCGAACATGAAACGGTAGGCGGCAAGCTGGAAGTGATCCGCAAGCTCACAGACGATTATCAGCTGCCCCCCGATGCCTGCGCCAGCTATAACCTGTTATACCGGCTGTTGGCCGAATTCACGGACGACCTGCATATCCATATCCATCTCGAAAACAATATCCTCTTCCCCAAAGCACTGGACCTGGAAAAAGAACTGCTGGAAAAAAAACAGCAGGCGGCGGTCAGTGACGACTGGGATCAGGTACAGGCACGTTTTGCCGACAGCCTGGTGACCATAGACGTGCGGCCCCTGGAAATGCCCAAGCCCATGCTGGCCATCCTGGAAGCACTGGAAAAACTCCCTGCTGAAAAGGCACTCTTTGTATATCACAAAAAAGTGCCGGTATTCCTTCTCCCTGAACTGAAGGACCGGCAGTACAGCTACCGCATCAAAGAGCTGGGCGAAGGACAGGTACATATGCTCATCTTCAAAGAATCCGTATAA
- a CDS encoding Rrf2 family transcriptional regulator, whose protein sequence is MLSVTCKTAIKAVLYLAAKADTGTNAGIREIAGAINASEHTVGKLLQTLVKDQLIHSLKGPAGGFYMSGEQLKRPIIDIISAIDGDALFTSCALGLEQCSSSHPCPIHQDYMGARELLRKSFSRKKIADLRNLVKEGVVHLA, encoded by the coding sequence ATGCTGAGTGTAACCTGTAAAACAGCTATCAAAGCAGTCCTCTACCTGGCGGCTAAGGCCGATACCGGTACCAATGCCGGTATCCGGGAAATTGCCGGCGCCATCAATGCCAGTGAGCATACGGTAGGTAAATTATTGCAGACCCTGGTCAAAGACCAGCTCATCCATAGCCTGAAAGGCCCTGCCGGCGGCTTTTATATGTCCGGTGAACAATTAAAGAGGCCCATCATTGATATCATCAGCGCCATTGACGGTGATGCCCTGTTTACCAGCTGTGCATTAGGGCTGGAACAATGCTCTTCGTCCCATCCCTGTCCTATTCACCAGGACTATATGGGCGCCCGTGAATTACTCCGCAAATCCTTCTCCCGCAAAAAGATCGCCGACCTCCGCAACCTCGTCAAAGAAGGCGTGGTACATCTTGCCTGA
- a CDS encoding cytochrome C oxidase subunit I: MVKTTPWKLVIPFYLYAALSFLLATVLIAFSTPAFSQHYFHPHTLAITHIMALGWGTMMVLGASHQLVPVLTARKLYSNKLAAASFILAAAGIPLLVRAFYFFELRWPACFGALLIILSVVCYIINLACTIDWKKENIQALSIFTAACWLLMTTLSGLFLLANLRHHILPKDSLEYLPFHVHTGVVGWFLLLVLGVGSKLIPMFLVSKYERTSLLWWIYWLVNGGLLVFLFLFFHVPHSEYLFLPLASVLVALALFGYYCYNCYRRRIRRKVDRPVSISLLSVAMTALPVIALLTIIGWSFSNDMHNKMVLTYGFTIFFGWLTAIILGMTFKTLPFIIWNKVYQGPLLNKNAPDPKALFSQRLFAGMALAYLAGFFLFAAGILAGSGWLMQCGALCLVVAAVLYNLNVFKVVTHKPARL; the protein is encoded by the coding sequence ATGGTCAAGACAACTCCCTGGAAACTGGTGATCCCGTTCTATCTGTACGCGGCCCTTTCTTTTCTCCTGGCCACGGTGTTGATCGCGTTTTCCACCCCGGCCTTTAGCCAGCATTATTTTCATCCGCATACCCTGGCCATCACCCATATCATGGCACTGGGCTGGGGGACCATGATGGTCCTGGGCGCCAGCCACCAGCTGGTGCCGGTGCTGACAGCCAGAAAACTCTACAGTAATAAACTGGCCGCCGCCTCTTTCATCCTGGCGGCAGCAGGCATCCCGCTGCTGGTAAGGGCCTTTTATTTCTTTGAGCTGCGCTGGCCGGCCTGTTTCGGCGCGTTGCTGATCATTCTTTCCGTGGTCTGCTATATTATTAACCTGGCCTGCACCATTGACTGGAAAAAGGAAAATATCCAGGCGCTCAGCATTTTCACGGCAGCCTGCTGGCTGCTGATGACCACCCTCAGCGGCCTGTTCCTGCTGGCCAACCTGCGGCACCATATTCTTCCCAAAGATTCCCTGGAATACCTGCCCTTTCACGTACACACCGGTGTGGTAGGCTGGTTCCTGCTGCTGGTCCTGGGCGTAGGCTCCAAGCTGATCCCCATGTTCCTGGTGTCCAAGTATGAACGCACCAGCCTGCTCTGGTGGATCTACTGGCTGGTCAATGGCGGACTGCTTGTTTTCCTGTTCCTCTTCTTCCATGTGCCGCACAGTGAATACCTGTTCCTGCCCCTGGCAAGTGTATTGGTAGCCCTGGCGCTCTTTGGCTATTATTGCTATAACTGTTACCGGCGCAGGATCCGGCGCAAGGTGGACCGGCCCGTGAGCATTTCCCTGTTGTCTGTAGCCATGACCGCGCTGCCGGTAATTGCCCTGCTGACTATTATTGGTTGGTCGTTCAGCAATGACATGCACAACAAAATGGTATTGACCTACGGTTTCACCATTTTCTTTGGCTGGCTCACGGCCATCATCCTGGGTATGACCTTCAAGACCCTGCCCTTTATTATCTGGAACAAAGTATACCAGGGACCGCTGCTCAATAAAAATGCTCCTGACCCCAAAGCCCTGTTCAGCCAGCGACTGTTTGCGGGCATGGCCCTGGCTTACCTGGCCGGTTTCTTTCTTTTTGCAGCAGGCATCCTGGCCGGTAGCGGCTGGCTCATGCAATGCGGTGCGTTATGCCTGGTAGTGGCCGCTGTCCTGTATAACCTGAATGTTTTTAAAGTAGTCACACACAAACCTGCCCGCTTATGA